A single region of the Musa acuminata AAA Group cultivar baxijiao chromosome BXJ1-11, Cavendish_Baxijiao_AAA, whole genome shotgun sequence genome encodes:
- the LOC135584946 gene encoding nuclear transport factor 2-like isoform X2 encodes MTSFYPGHANATQVGTYFVCQYYQILQQQPDSVHQFYTNLSSMVRSDGAATESAQGMLQIHNLVMCLNFNGIEIKTAHFLESWNGGVLVMVSGYVQLKEYIIRRKFVQTFFLAPQEKGYFVLNDIFHFLEEEHVHQLPESVLVHGDFETKQDATNSLPEPVSGYTVAEQIQAENFVSPVDAEENDSSDNNTIDEVPQEFPVCDEREDETPPEERTMTHPNAINNLRDLSPTAEEPVAEAGRQTYASILQAKGQAGPHPTSLTKNSLVAPDRHHKPPPTTQQLRSALVTEKSSSMSVDEALLVEDEGEERSVYVGNLPSSISTSDLELEFKNFGRLKPDGVSIRSRKEAGVFYAFIEYEDATGVQNALKASPIQLNGRLIHVEERRPNGGASRGRRSRGRGGYQSEVPRGRFGGRSFGRVVAQEIGYKDYNSRLRGNGNLQRGPRQQRGILGSQAPRNGHNPAEALF; translated from the exons ATGACGTCTTTCTATCCTGGTCATGCCAATGCGACTCAG GTAGGAACGTACTTTGTGTGTCAGTACTATCAGATTCTTCAACAGCAACCGGATTCCGTCCATCAGTTCTATACGAATCTGAGCTCCATGGTGCGATCTGATGGGGCTGCGACAGAGTCTGCTCAAGGGATGCTG CAAATTCACAATCTTGTCATGTGCTTAAACTTTAAtgggattgaaatcaaaacagccCATTTTTTGGAATCTTGGAATGGAGGCGTGTTGGTGATGGTTTCTGGATATGTGCAGCTGAAAGAATATATTATCAGGAGAAAATTTGTGCAGacatttttccttgctcctcaagAGAAAGGGTACTTTGTTCTTAATGACATCTTTCATTTTCTTGAGGAGGAACATGTACATCAGCTCCCGGAGTCTGTGTTGGTTCATGGTGACTTTGAGACCAAACAAGATGCAACCAACTCTTTGCCAGAGCCAG TTTCTGGCTACACAGTAGCAGAACAAATTCAGGCTGAGAATTTTGTGTCTCCGGTTGATGCAGAAGaaaatgactcaagtgataataATACCATTGATGAAGTGCCACAGGAATTTCCTGTTTGTGATGAAAGAGAAGATGAAACTCCTCCAGAAGAGCGTACTATGACACATCCAAATGCAATAAACAACTTAAGGGACCTATCTCCTACTGCAGAAGAACCAGTAGCAGAAGCAGGGAGGCAAACTTATGCTTCCATT CTCCAAGCTAAGGGACAAGCTGGACCTCACCCTACGTCTTTAACCAAGAACTCTCTGGTGGCTCCAGACAGGCATCACAAACCACCACCAACCACCCAACAATTGCGATCTGCCCTGGTAACAGAGAAGTCTAGCTCAATGTCAGTTGATGAAGCTCTACTAGTTGAGGATGAAG GGGAAGAAAGATCAGTCTATGTCGGAAATCTTCCATCATCCATTTCAACTTCCGACCTTGAGCTGGAGTTTAAAAACTTTGGGAGACTTAAACCAGATGGTGTTTCCATTAGGAGCCGCAAG GAGGCTGGTGTCTTTTATGCTTTCATCGAGTATGAAGATGCCACTGGAGTACAGAATGCACTTAAG GCATCTCCAATACAGTTAAATGGGCGACTGATTCATGTTGAGGAGAGAAGACCAAACGGGGGTGCTTCAAGAGGAA GAAGGAGCCGAGGAAGAGGTGGATATCAGTCTGAAGTTCCACGGGGACGTTTTGGTGGTCGAAGTTTTGGCAGGGTTGTGGCACAAGAAATCGGTTATAAGGATTATAACAGTCGCCTGAGAGGAAATGGAAACCTCCAGCGAGGTCCACGCCAACAACGGGGCATCTTGGGGAGTCAAGCTCCAAGAAATGGGCACAACCCAGCAGAAGCTTTGTTTTAG
- the LOC135584946 gene encoding nuclear transport factor 2-like isoform X4 yields MTSFYPGHANATQVGTYFVCQYYQILQQQPDSVHQFYTNLSSMVRSDGAATESAQGMLQIHNLVMCLNFNGIEIKTAHFLESWNGGVLVMVSGYVQLKEYIIRRKFVQTFFLAPQEKGYFVLNDIFHFLEEEHVHQLPESVLVHGDFETKQDATNSLPEPEENDSSDNNTIDEVPQEFPVCDEREDETPPEERTMTHPNAINNLRDLSPTAEEPVAEAGRQTYASILQAKGQAGPHPTSLTKNSLVAPDRHHKPPPTTQQLRSALVTEKSSSMSVDEALLVEDEGEERSVYVGNLPSSISTSDLELEFKNFGRLKPDGVSIRSRKEAGVFYAFIEYEDATGVQNALKASPIQLNGRLIHVEERRPNGGASRGRRSRGRGGYQSEVPRGRFGGRSFGRVVAQEIGYKDYNSRLRGNGNLQRGPRQQRGILGSQAPRNGHNPAEALF; encoded by the exons ATGACGTCTTTCTATCCTGGTCATGCCAATGCGACTCAG GTAGGAACGTACTTTGTGTGTCAGTACTATCAGATTCTTCAACAGCAACCGGATTCCGTCCATCAGTTCTATACGAATCTGAGCTCCATGGTGCGATCTGATGGGGCTGCGACAGAGTCTGCTCAAGGGATGCTG CAAATTCACAATCTTGTCATGTGCTTAAACTTTAAtgggattgaaatcaaaacagccCATTTTTTGGAATCTTGGAATGGAGGCGTGTTGGTGATGGTTTCTGGATATGTGCAGCTGAAAGAATATATTATCAGGAGAAAATTTGTGCAGacatttttccttgctcctcaagAGAAAGGGTACTTTGTTCTTAATGACATCTTTCATTTTCTTGAGGAGGAACATGTACATCAGCTCCCGGAGTCTGTGTTGGTTCATGGTGACTTTGAGACCAAACAAGATGCAACCAACTCTTTGCCAGAGCCAG AAGaaaatgactcaagtgataataATACCATTGATGAAGTGCCACAGGAATTTCCTGTTTGTGATGAAAGAGAAGATGAAACTCCTCCAGAAGAGCGTACTATGACACATCCAAATGCAATAAACAACTTAAGGGACCTATCTCCTACTGCAGAAGAACCAGTAGCAGAAGCAGGGAGGCAAACTTATGCTTCCATT CTCCAAGCTAAGGGACAAGCTGGACCTCACCCTACGTCTTTAACCAAGAACTCTCTGGTGGCTCCAGACAGGCATCACAAACCACCACCAACCACCCAACAATTGCGATCTGCCCTGGTAACAGAGAAGTCTAGCTCAATGTCAGTTGATGAAGCTCTACTAGTTGAGGATGAAG GGGAAGAAAGATCAGTCTATGTCGGAAATCTTCCATCATCCATTTCAACTTCCGACCTTGAGCTGGAGTTTAAAAACTTTGGGAGACTTAAACCAGATGGTGTTTCCATTAGGAGCCGCAAG GAGGCTGGTGTCTTTTATGCTTTCATCGAGTATGAAGATGCCACTGGAGTACAGAATGCACTTAAG GCATCTCCAATACAGTTAAATGGGCGACTGATTCATGTTGAGGAGAGAAGACCAAACGGGGGTGCTTCAAGAGGAA GAAGGAGCCGAGGAAGAGGTGGATATCAGTCTGAAGTTCCACGGGGACGTTTTGGTGGTCGAAGTTTTGGCAGGGTTGTGGCACAAGAAATCGGTTATAAGGATTATAACAGTCGCCTGAGAGGAAATGGAAACCTCCAGCGAGGTCCACGCCAACAACGGGGCATCTTGGGGAGTCAAGCTCCAAGAAATGGGCACAACCCAGCAGAAGCTTTGTTTTAG
- the LOC135584946 gene encoding nuclear transport factor 2-like isoform X1, with product MTSFYPGHANATQVGTYFVCQYYQILQQQPDSVHQFYTNLSSMVRSDGAATESAQGMLQIHNLVMCLNFNGIEIKTAHFLESWNGGVLVMVSGYVQLKEYIIRRKFVQTFFLAPQEKGYFVLNDIFHFLEEEHVHQLPESVLVHGDFETKQDATNSLPEPVSGYTVAEQIQAENFVSPVDAEENDSSDNNTIDEVPQEFPVCDEREDETPPEERTMTHPNAINNLRDLSPTAEEPVAEAGRQTYASILQAKGQAGPHPTSLTKNSLVAPDRHHKPPPTTQQLRSALVTEKSSSMSVDEALLVEDEGFYLYQREERSVYVGNLPSSISTSDLELEFKNFGRLKPDGVSIRSRKEAGVFYAFIEYEDATGVQNALKASPIQLNGRLIHVEERRPNGGASRGRRSRGRGGYQSEVPRGRFGGRSFGRVVAQEIGYKDYNSRLRGNGNLQRGPRQQRGILGSQAPRNGHNPAEALF from the exons ATGACGTCTTTCTATCCTGGTCATGCCAATGCGACTCAG GTAGGAACGTACTTTGTGTGTCAGTACTATCAGATTCTTCAACAGCAACCGGATTCCGTCCATCAGTTCTATACGAATCTGAGCTCCATGGTGCGATCTGATGGGGCTGCGACAGAGTCTGCTCAAGGGATGCTG CAAATTCACAATCTTGTCATGTGCTTAAACTTTAAtgggattgaaatcaaaacagccCATTTTTTGGAATCTTGGAATGGAGGCGTGTTGGTGATGGTTTCTGGATATGTGCAGCTGAAAGAATATATTATCAGGAGAAAATTTGTGCAGacatttttccttgctcctcaagAGAAAGGGTACTTTGTTCTTAATGACATCTTTCATTTTCTTGAGGAGGAACATGTACATCAGCTCCCGGAGTCTGTGTTGGTTCATGGTGACTTTGAGACCAAACAAGATGCAACCAACTCTTTGCCAGAGCCAG TTTCTGGCTACACAGTAGCAGAACAAATTCAGGCTGAGAATTTTGTGTCTCCGGTTGATGCAGAAGaaaatgactcaagtgataataATACCATTGATGAAGTGCCACAGGAATTTCCTGTTTGTGATGAAAGAGAAGATGAAACTCCTCCAGAAGAGCGTACTATGACACATCCAAATGCAATAAACAACTTAAGGGACCTATCTCCTACTGCAGAAGAACCAGTAGCAGAAGCAGGGAGGCAAACTTATGCTTCCATT CTCCAAGCTAAGGGACAAGCTGGACCTCACCCTACGTCTTTAACCAAGAACTCTCTGGTGGCTCCAGACAGGCATCACAAACCACCACCAACCACCCAACAATTGCGATCTGCCCTGGTAACAGAGAAGTCTAGCTCAATGTCAGTTGATGAAGCTCTACTAGTTGAGGATGAAGGTTTCTATCTATATCAAA GGGAAGAAAGATCAGTCTATGTCGGAAATCTTCCATCATCCATTTCAACTTCCGACCTTGAGCTGGAGTTTAAAAACTTTGGGAGACTTAAACCAGATGGTGTTTCCATTAGGAGCCGCAAG GAGGCTGGTGTCTTTTATGCTTTCATCGAGTATGAAGATGCCACTGGAGTACAGAATGCACTTAAG GCATCTCCAATACAGTTAAATGGGCGACTGATTCATGTTGAGGAGAGAAGACCAAACGGGGGTGCTTCAAGAGGAA GAAGGAGCCGAGGAAGAGGTGGATATCAGTCTGAAGTTCCACGGGGACGTTTTGGTGGTCGAAGTTTTGGCAGGGTTGTGGCACAAGAAATCGGTTATAAGGATTATAACAGTCGCCTGAGAGGAAATGGAAACCTCCAGCGAGGTCCACGCCAACAACGGGGCATCTTGGGGAGTCAAGCTCCAAGAAATGGGCACAACCCAGCAGAAGCTTTGTTTTAG
- the LOC135584946 gene encoding nuclear transport factor 2-like isoform X3 produces MTSFYPGHANATQVGTYFVCQYYQILQQQPDSVHQFYTNLSSMVRSDGAATESAQGMLQIHNLVMCLNFNGIEIKTAHFLESWNGGVLVMVSGYVQLKEYIIRRKFVQTFFLAPQEKGYFVLNDIFHFLEEEHVHQLPESVLVHGDFETKQDATNSLPEPEENDSSDNNTIDEVPQEFPVCDEREDETPPEERTMTHPNAINNLRDLSPTAEEPVAEAGRQTYASILQAKGQAGPHPTSLTKNSLVAPDRHHKPPPTTQQLRSALVTEKSSSMSVDEALLVEDEGFYLYQREERSVYVGNLPSSISTSDLELEFKNFGRLKPDGVSIRSRKEAGVFYAFIEYEDATGVQNALKASPIQLNGRLIHVEERRPNGGASRGRRSRGRGGYQSEVPRGRFGGRSFGRVVAQEIGYKDYNSRLRGNGNLQRGPRQQRGILGSQAPRNGHNPAEALF; encoded by the exons ATGACGTCTTTCTATCCTGGTCATGCCAATGCGACTCAG GTAGGAACGTACTTTGTGTGTCAGTACTATCAGATTCTTCAACAGCAACCGGATTCCGTCCATCAGTTCTATACGAATCTGAGCTCCATGGTGCGATCTGATGGGGCTGCGACAGAGTCTGCTCAAGGGATGCTG CAAATTCACAATCTTGTCATGTGCTTAAACTTTAAtgggattgaaatcaaaacagccCATTTTTTGGAATCTTGGAATGGAGGCGTGTTGGTGATGGTTTCTGGATATGTGCAGCTGAAAGAATATATTATCAGGAGAAAATTTGTGCAGacatttttccttgctcctcaagAGAAAGGGTACTTTGTTCTTAATGACATCTTTCATTTTCTTGAGGAGGAACATGTACATCAGCTCCCGGAGTCTGTGTTGGTTCATGGTGACTTTGAGACCAAACAAGATGCAACCAACTCTTTGCCAGAGCCAG AAGaaaatgactcaagtgataataATACCATTGATGAAGTGCCACAGGAATTTCCTGTTTGTGATGAAAGAGAAGATGAAACTCCTCCAGAAGAGCGTACTATGACACATCCAAATGCAATAAACAACTTAAGGGACCTATCTCCTACTGCAGAAGAACCAGTAGCAGAAGCAGGGAGGCAAACTTATGCTTCCATT CTCCAAGCTAAGGGACAAGCTGGACCTCACCCTACGTCTTTAACCAAGAACTCTCTGGTGGCTCCAGACAGGCATCACAAACCACCACCAACCACCCAACAATTGCGATCTGCCCTGGTAACAGAGAAGTCTAGCTCAATGTCAGTTGATGAAGCTCTACTAGTTGAGGATGAAGGTTTCTATCTATATCAAA GGGAAGAAAGATCAGTCTATGTCGGAAATCTTCCATCATCCATTTCAACTTCCGACCTTGAGCTGGAGTTTAAAAACTTTGGGAGACTTAAACCAGATGGTGTTTCCATTAGGAGCCGCAAG GAGGCTGGTGTCTTTTATGCTTTCATCGAGTATGAAGATGCCACTGGAGTACAGAATGCACTTAAG GCATCTCCAATACAGTTAAATGGGCGACTGATTCATGTTGAGGAGAGAAGACCAAACGGGGGTGCTTCAAGAGGAA GAAGGAGCCGAGGAAGAGGTGGATATCAGTCTGAAGTTCCACGGGGACGTTTTGGTGGTCGAAGTTTTGGCAGGGTTGTGGCACAAGAAATCGGTTATAAGGATTATAACAGTCGCCTGAGAGGAAATGGAAACCTCCAGCGAGGTCCACGCCAACAACGGGGCATCTTGGGGAGTCAAGCTCCAAGAAATGGGCACAACCCAGCAGAAGCTTTGTTTTAG
- the LOC135596810 gene encoding plasmodesmata-located protein 2-like: MGISRAQHHHRHRHSSSPPRISRTPFLLVTITLTILLPAVAGDLCTLVYKGCANQTLSGSGAAYMQPLAALSSALTARAAAAKFYKTTTSSAVGGQPLFGLFQCRGDLSPSDCSACVGCVLPMWTSLCGPAAAARVQLNGCYALYQVSGFPQVSGTQMLYKACGSGGGGGGFEVKRDTAFAQLQSGVAGGQGFYATSYASVYAMAQCEGDLSAGDCSECIAQAVQKSEVECGGAASGQVYLDKCYISYSYYANGVPHGGGGGGGVGGGGGGGGEGQTEKTVAIVVGGAAGVGFLVICLLFARSVMKKKDDF; this comes from the exons ATGGGCATCTCTAGAGCCcaacaccaccaccgccaccgccactcttcctctcctccccgaATCTCCAGAACCCCATTCCTACTCGTTACCATAACCTTAACGATTCTCCTCCCCGCCGTGGCGGGTGACCTCTGCACCCTGGTCTATAAGGGCTGCGCCAACCAGACCCTCTCCGGCAGCGGGGCAGCCTACATGCAACCCCTCGCCGCCCTTTCCTCCGCACTCACCGCGCGAGCTGCCGCTGCCAAGTTCTACAAAACCACCACCTCCTCGGCCGTCGGCGGCCAGCCCCTCTTCGGTCTCTTTCAATGCCGCGGAGACCTCTCCCCCTCCGACTGCTCCGCCTGCGTCGGCTGCGTGCTCCCCATGTGGACGTCCCTCTGTGGCCCCGCTGCCGCTGCCCGTGTCCAGCTTAACGGGTGCTACGCCCTGTACCAGGTTTCCGGCTTCCCGCAGGTCTCCGGCACCCAGATGCTCTACAAGGCATGCGGctccggcggcggcggtggcggcttcGAGGTGAAGCGCGACACGGCCTTCGCCCAGCTCCAGAGCGGCGTCGCCGGCGGCCAGGGGTTCTACGCCACCAGCTACGCCTCCGTCTACGCCATGGCGCAGTGCGAGGGCGACCTTTCCGCCGGCGACTGCAGCGAGTGCATCGCCCAGGCGGTCCAAAAGTCTGAAGTGGAATGCGGCGGCGCCGCCTCCGGCCAAGTCTACCTCGACAAATGCTACATCAGCTACAGCTATTACGCCAATGGCGTTCCCCacggaggcggcggaggaggcggagtcggcggcggcggcggcggtggcggagagG GGCAAACAGAGAAAACAGTGGCCATAGTGGTGGGAGGGGCAGCAGGGGTTGGATTCTTGGTGATCTGCTTGCTGTTTGCCAGGAGTGtaatgaagaagaaggatg ATTTTTGA